The sequence TCTTTGTAGTAgtttatttctctgtattaTTTAATGTCACAGCGTATACAGTGACATCTTGAATCGTTTGCGCTTTAATTATCGAGTACATAACTAGTCGACTACGTGTTTGAATTCCTGCTCGGCTAGTTCAACCCCTTACTCGGGAGGCTTAGTTTCTGGCAGATAAAAGAGATTTTCAGTCACATACCCATGATGGTGAGGCCCATTGTGGTGCGGTACAGGATGGCATCACCAGCACCACCCTTcagatgaactggaatgccaTTATTCTCCTAAAAGACATGAACATAAGATCAGATTAGTGTTCATCATGCAGGAAATTCATCCTTTCAATATACCACTCTGTCAGGTGGCTCAGTAATTAAAGTTTTAGCTTtagttttaatattttctttctttcctgtgattttctttttatctgtttaaattcccaccaaaataaataataaaactcagCAGTGAGCTGATGATTTGTGTAGGTGGACATTTCTGATTTTTACAAGCAGATATTGCCAGTAGTGATTTTCACCTTTACATGCACCGctacagaacaataaaaaacaatcacATCACTTTACTGCCATACAAAGTCTTCAGTGGAAGACTGTTAGCAATCAAAAGAAAGCAGGATGATTAAAACTGGCTGTTATAATCTCACCCAGAATAAAACCCCAACAGCAATTAGGACAAAGTGGACTCTACACACTACAAGCATGAATTAAAGGTCTCTGCTTTGTGTGAAAGCCCGTGTGCTGCTGCTGCGTTTGCTTTACGCACTACATTCACTGCTGCCGTTAGACTCCAATAGCACACCATACACAGGTTAGTGTGTTACAGCCTTGTTCAGCTCAGATATACTTATCTGCTGGACAGGTTTTCGAGTGCAACAACCTGAGTGtgaagtgaacacacacagacacacatacacagacttccaaaagaaggagggaagaagaagaggagggaaaaaacaaacatttgttGCTGTATTACTGATCAGATCTATGCTTTAAAAATGCACGGAATGATGCTCTCTGCTCTTACATTGTGTTTTAGCCTTCTGAATGTTATGTACTGTCCGAACTAACTGAAAATACACCTAATGCTTGTTTAACAGAtcaatatttaacaaaatacaTCAATATATTCGAGAAAATTAACACAATTCTGACTTCTTTGCTCTGTTTGATCGACTTGAAATGATGGCGTCTGGggattatacaccgatcaggcataactttatgaccacctgcctaatattgtgtcccgTCTGACCCGCTGAGGCATGGTTTCCActaaatccctgaaggtgtgctgacgTATCTGGCACtaggatgttagcagcagatcctttaagtcctgtaaattgcaaGGTGGTGCCTCCAtgggatacttacaggacttaaaggatattttGCAtcggtactgaccactgcagaccgggaacaccccacaagagctgcagttttggaaatccagtggtctagccatcacaatctgtcccttgtcaaactcgctcaaatccgtacgcttgtccatttttcctgcttctaacacatcaactttgaggacaaaatgttgacttgctgcctaatatatcccacccactaacaggtgccatgatgaggagatcatcagtgttattcacttcacctctcactgctcagaatgttatgcctgattggtgtgtatttctatatttatagctcattactataattattattgtcgTCATCAtcaaattctcaaatctgattggtcagaaagtgtttgttttctataacagcagctctgttgtGAGGTCTCTAATAACCTTCATTTTTGTCCATTGTGAAAAGgacatacaaaaaaaattgagcTTATCTATTTTTGGTCTCAAAGTACAAGAGAAAGTAAGGAAACGATTGCTGCTGAAAAGCCCTcataacaggaactaatttgCTTCACAGACTTTCCTCAATATTAAACTATTAAAAAGAATGATGTGGTCTGTAATATATCCTTGTGTAACGGTgctatgaggaaaaaaatgaaaaaacccTTCAGGAGAGGAAGCTTATTGGAAAAATGGTCAACTTTAGGGTGACAAAAGTGACCACGTCACCACGTCGTCTCGGATTATTTTAACATAACCTCATGTCCTGTTGCGTTTTATTCTTCACGTGGTGTAGGAATAACGTTTTATTCACAATGTGCATGAAAACTAATGTTCATGAGCTATTTGTGTACATGTAAAAAAATCAATGACGGGAAGGAAATTCAAGTTTTAGTTCATTTCAGTAAACTTGTAGTAAATCTCAACACTGAGGGTTAAATCATGATTATAATCCTTCAACCAgtgacacacacatgcttttctCAAGTGAAGGTAGATTGTTAGTTTTATAAAAGGTGAAAGTGTTGCCTCTAAAGAATACATTTCTctagtattgttattattagattttaaaGGCAAGACACTTGCATGTATTATCTGGAATTCTGAGCAGCATGCAGAGGTTGGACATTATTCAGTCCCTCTAGGATTTTTTTGCAAATCCAAAACTTCTCGATTTTGTGGCTTTTTTCAAATTAGCAACGCAACTTACAAAGGATTTTTTTGAGGTAAACTACTTGAACTGGACAAATTGCATGAAATTCATGTTTTGATGTCACACTACACATTTGCAGTAATTCTGAAAAATCACAAGTTCCTTTGAATATCAAAGactttgcttgattttgtgttaattCCCGAGATTGCAAAATGACTAAATCCACGAGGGACTGATTAACAGCAACGGCTAAATAAAGcggtatttatttgtttctgtgCACTAACAGCTGTAAGGTAAAAGGAAAAGATGGTGACTGAACAGGGTATGGCCACTGTGCCGGTCAGTTCTAGGGAGTTCTCTAACCTCCAGAGATAAAAGAAAGCTGTTCAACATAAAGGAAGacaaagagaacaaaaaacagacacaaaagagTGAAATGTGCATAAGAACATCTGCAGAACCTCTCCAGATGTGGACTCTATTATCCATAAGGAAGGGAATTATCTGATCAGCTCACCTGAAACAGCTTTTGCTTCTGGGGCACTTTATTCTCCACCTGCCTGCGAGCGCTGCTGGTTAGCGTCCGCCTGGACAGCTGCTGAATCGCCTggaaacacacagaataaatatCACAGCACTGAACCTGACTCTTTATGCATGCATTTACTGAGTAAGCTGGATTGGATCAAAGTCTTTCATCAAGTCATTTTACTGTAcatttgtatttctttgtgtGAAGGAAACTCCCTGTCCTTAatttgtatatgtgacaata comes from Hemibagrus wyckioides isolate EC202008001 linkage group LG25, SWU_Hwy_1.0, whole genome shotgun sequence and encodes:
- the LOC131346281 gene encoding cytochrome c oxidase subunit 7A2, mitochondrial, which gives rise to MIRHITAIQQLSRRTLTSSARRQVENKVPQKQKLFQENNGIPVHLKGGAGDAILYRTTMGLTIMGTVFVIYELVKAALPHKKE